A single genomic interval of Phycisphaeraceae bacterium harbors:
- a CDS encoding aminotransferase class I/II-fold pyridoxal phosphate-dependent enzyme yields MHSIDLRSDTVTRPTPAMWGAMRHAELGDDVLGDEPTVAALESKVAALLGHEAALFTPSGTMANQLAIRCACEPGDEIIAHRESHIIHYETAAPAALSGCMILGLDGPGGRFDADSLRAAIRGGDIHSPKSRMVVAENTHNRGGGTVWSLEEFKAVAREAREASLHLHVDGARLANAAVAAGYSMRDFASEARSVSLCFSKGLGCPVGSALAGPRDWIERARRFRKMFGGGMRQSGLLAAAAIWALDHHIDRLASDHANARRLAEGLREVDGLALEIEPKAIPTNMVFFRVDPRIGTARDAAFRLAERGVRLIPMGPQRLRAVTHLDVSESDIDRAIEIIREALRAVPQAAARAGHQ; encoded by the coding sequence GTGCACTCGATTGACCTCCGCTCGGACACGGTGACACGCCCCACGCCAGCCATGTGGGGGGCGATGCGCCACGCCGAGCTTGGTGATGATGTGCTCGGCGATGAACCCACCGTGGCGGCGCTCGAATCGAAGGTCGCCGCGCTCCTCGGTCACGAGGCCGCGCTCTTCACCCCCAGTGGAACGATGGCGAACCAATTGGCTATCCGTTGCGCGTGTGAGCCGGGCGATGAGATCATCGCGCATCGGGAGAGCCACATCATTCACTATGAGACGGCGGCTCCGGCTGCGCTCTCCGGGTGCATGATTCTTGGCCTTGATGGACCAGGCGGGCGTTTTGATGCCGACTCGCTGCGAGCGGCCATTCGCGGCGGTGACATCCACTCGCCGAAGAGCCGCATGGTGGTCGCGGAGAACACCCACAATCGGGGTGGCGGCACGGTGTGGTCACTCGAGGAGTTCAAGGCGGTGGCCCGCGAGGCTCGCGAGGCGTCGCTTCATCTCCATGTTGATGGCGCGCGACTCGCGAACGCTGCCGTGGCTGCGGGCTACTCGATGCGCGACTTCGCATCGGAAGCCCGGAGCGTGAGTCTCTGCTTCTCGAAAGGACTCGGGTGCCCGGTGGGAAGTGCACTCGCGGGACCGCGCGACTGGATCGAGCGGGCGCGGAGATTTCGCAAGATGTTCGGGGGAGGCATGCGCCAGTCGGGCCTGCTCGCCGCCGCCGCCATCTGGGCGCTCGATCACCACATCGATCGATTGGCGAGTGATCACGCGAACGCCCGTCGCCTCGCCGAAGGGCTCCGAGAGGTCGACGGTCTCGCACTGGAGATCGAACCCAAGGCCATTCCCACGAACATGGTCTTCTTCCGGGTGGACCCTCGAATCGGCACAGCTCGCGACGCGGCCTTTCGGCTTGCGGAGCGCGGCGTTCGGCTCATTCCCATGGGACCGCAACGACTGCGAGCCGTCACGCATCTCGATGTCAGCGAGTCGGATATCGATCGCGCCATCGAGATCATCCGCGAGGCGCTGCGCGCCGTGCCGCAGGCCGCAGCACGGGCGGGGCACCAATGA